Sequence from the Lacerta agilis isolate rLacAgi1 chromosome 6, rLacAgi1.pri, whole genome shotgun sequence genome:
ACAACATCCGAGatgacccttcctgaatcccaaaatggtttttggcCTTCTatggggacagtggacatgattttcaccgctcgacagcttcaagaaaaatgcagagacccaaaccaacccctgtatttggcgtttattgacctgactaaggcttttgacactgtaaatcgtaatgccctgtggactgtccttctgaaaattggctgcccagataaatttgtaaacatcatCCGGCttctccatgataatatgacagcaacaattacAGATAAcagtggctctcaaagtgaaccattcacagtgggatcaggtgtttaATAgcgttgtgttattgccccaattctattcattattttcattgccataatcctacactttgtcgcagggaaactccccactggaatagaaatcatatatcgaacagatggaaagctgttcaatctgagcaggctgaaagcagagagtaaggttaccgtaacttccgtcatagagcttcagtatgctgatgacaacgtagtgtgtgcacgctcagaggatgacctccaaaccatcctaaatatctttgcagaagcttacaaaaagcttgccctatcgctcaacatccaaaaaaacaaagtactgcaccaacaagtacaaaataacccctctgcagcgccacaaatccaactcagtggtgtaacattggaaaatgttgatcacttctcctacctaggcagttatctttccacaagggccaacattgataccgaaatccagcatcgcctaggctctgcgagtgcggctttctcccgattgaagtgcagagtgtttgaggaccgggacattcacagggaaaccagaatgcttgtttacaaagctattgtactaccaagcttactgtatgcttgtgaaacatgaaccacttataaacgccatctctaacgcctcgaaagattccatcaacggtgtctctgaaaaattttacacatcagttGGGAAGAACTAGTATCAGtggactggaagaagcaaagatcaccagtgttgaagcaatgattcttcaacatcagcttttttggactggtcatgtgtggatgcctgatgatcgtcttccaaagcaactactctattccgaacttaaaaatggaaagtgtaatgctggtggtcaacaaaagaggtttaaagactgtctcaaggcaaatctaaaaaagtagtataaacactgacaactgggaaatactggcctgcgagcgctccagttggagaacagcctttaccaaaggtgtcatgggctttgaagacatttgaactcaggacgcaagggagaaacgtgctaagaggaaggcacgcttggcaaatacacaccatgatcaactcccgcctggaaacatATGGCCGCactgtggaaggatatgtggatccaggattggcctccacagtcacttacggactcattgttaaaaccgtgtttatggaagacaatcttacttggctacgagtgattgccaaagaagaagattgctTAGTTGTAAAAAGTTAGACATGAAAAGCAAGTTGACTTACCGGTAaacaaaaatacagtataaatcaaataagcagtttaaaaaatatatacattgtaCATGTCAActttacatgtctgggtaggtttccctaaacataaatgtttttagcaggtgctaaaACACTATACAGAGAAGGTGCCTGCTtaatgtcaatgggcagggagttccatggtaTAAGGAACCAAACTTTCAGTATGGCAGCACCTACAAGCACAGGATGGACATTGTGTGGCGcttgtaaaagtgccagttccacaAATAAAAGTGGCTGAGTGAGCATATGTGGAGTTAAGCTGTTAATGTTTTTGTCTCTGAGTGAATTGAGCTTGAATTAGGCTATGTTGTTGGACAGCCATCTGGTAGGGAAGATGTGTGTATACTCTTTCCCTTACCCTCTTGTCCATTCTCATTTATGCAATTTTTAGAATGTGTAATGTCTTACTTCTAAGGCAGTTATCCAGTGTAAAACTAATAGTGAGCCATTTCTTTTCTGGAGGGGGATTAAGGCTCGTTGAACTGTGCAGGACTGTAAAACTATTTGAAATTGTTAGGCTTCTAGGTGACTAAGTTATCTTTGCCATATGATTttacctccacccccaccctgagtTTCATCACTTCAATGAGCCTTGGGTGCAAGTGCCTATTTTGTATTGGTTATACTTGAGGGGGTTCTGAGTGAGGAAAGAGAATATGAGAGAGTTTCACAGTGGTTGTTTTCCTTCCTTATGATCATTTGTGGTGTTGTATGTGCCTGTGGTACATGCAGATAGTCCATGAGTGGAGAAACTTTgactctccagaagttgctgcactgcagcttccatcagccccagaaagcatggctaatggccagggatgatgggagttgtagttcagcaacatctggaggggcaaagctTGCCCACATCTGATAGAATTCCACATAAGCTGGTAGTCTCTGTACACACAGCAGATCTTTGTGCTGCTTTCTGAAGCCACTGACATCCCAGCAACAACTGCAGTCTTATGTAGGGGAATTAAAACTTGTTATCAAGCTGTGTACAGGAAAAATAATTGAATTTTTTAGGCCCCAGGTGACTAGGTACCTTGTTTTTTTCTATATTGGACTATCTGCACATTTTTGTTGATGTATGCAGAGAAGGGAACAATTGAGTAGAAACCATTTAGCAGTAATACTTTTATGTGTGAACTGACCCTTAACAGAATATCTCATCTAAGAATTCTGGCGCTGCTTTGCTTATGGAACTGGCATGATTTCATCAGATTATCAGCAATAAGTAAAGCAAGCTAGCACCCAAATATACTTTTCAATTCTGTTCTCTTGTTTTCGTTTTAACCAGCAGATGGTGCTTTAGTTATTATATTAGGCATGCCGTCTTTGATACTGCATTGGTAGCAGGAAGCACAATTCTCAGTCCATTCTGTTTGGCATGCCCAGTAATGACCCAAGTTTCCTTTCTCCAAGATTGGAATGCAGAGCAGAAACCTATGGCCCTCATATGACTTACCCACGTTAGAATTTCTTCATGCAAAATAGATTTGGGCTGACGCCTCTCTTTTGGCATCATGTTATTTTTGTGAACTGAAATTTAACCTTTAAAAAACTTTTGAGAGCTGCCCGTTCTTGTTGTCAATATCTTCAACCCCAAGATCTTGTTCCTCAGCAGATGCCTGTTGCCACCTTCAGGCTTATTTGTATTGCACAGCAGCCTTTTTCACTGAACAGTTACCAGTATGGCAGACAGTCCACTTAGCAAAGTAATGGGAGCAAGGGATATCACATGTGGAAACTTCATTTCCCCTGCTAAATGCTAGGCTGGAAATCAGTCTTATTGTTGCCTCTGCTGCTTTATCTGCCAATGAGCTTTCTAAGTTCCCTGATCCATATTGTTTCCTCTGGATACCCATTAGGCGCACCTTGGCAGACATTATCATGGAGAAGATCACTGAGAAGCAGACAGAGGTGGAAACTGTGATGTCCGAAATATCTGGTCGGCCCATGCCACAGCTTAATCCCCGTGTCCTGGAAGTCTACAAGGGTGTCAAAGAAGTAAGAGTAATGCTACTTCTGTGCAAATAGGTGTGTGTGCTTCTGCACACATCAGGTTGGACTTAGTCCAGCTGCTGCAGGGTTTAGAAATCTTAGTTTTAGGCAACTCTTTGCTTGCTCTGATTCACCACCCATAGCATGATCGGTGTGGGTGGGGAGCAGCTAATGGCTGTGTTTCCATATTGGCACTATAGGTTAAGATGATGCATTATACATATTAACTAGAATTTGTTTCCACGCTGATAGACTGGTACAGATTTTGCTTGTATGTAGAAAATTAAGAATATCATATCTGAATGTTTCTTAAAATACATTCACTGAAGATCTCCTAAACAATGGGTATAAACCCTGGAATAAGTAGCCTTATCTGCCTGTCCGTGTTAAATTCATCTCTTCCTACCCttccccccatttatttttttcaggTGCTGTCAAAATATAGGAGTGGGAAACTGCCTAAAGCATTCAAGATCATCCCAGCCTTGTCCAATTGGGAGCAGATCCTGTATATCACAGAGCCTGAAACGTGGACAGCAGCTGCCATGTACCAGGCAACAAGGTAGGACTCCATCTGTGACACTGCAGGGAATAATGTGTTGTCTTGAAGGCTTCATCCTGCCCCATCCCTTGAGATACAGCACAGTGGGCCCTGGGAGGAAGCCACAAGTATATGCATCTGATGCTTGTTCCGTGTTCTCTCAGAGAGAGAACTttggttcctcttcctctttggtGATACACAGTGCAGTGTGCAGCTCTGGCGAAAGACACAGGCCATTCCTAAAACAAATCCCTCTTACACATAAACCATtaggaattggtggtggtggtgcatggCTAGTTGCCTGACTCTGACGTATCTTGCATGgatatctcttttcttttttatgagaacaaaataatttaagggtctggctttttgtgtgtgctgctgtCTTTGTTTCggattgtatttttattttataccgTTGTAATTTGCCACTTTATTTGGTAAAGAGGAACCAAAACCACGAAGGGTTAGGTTgaaaaggcagcatagaaatgtgtagataaataaaaatgattttgcaGCCTCAAAAGCTTGAAGTATAAAGTCAgagtgggggtgagggtgggggcgGCAACGTGGAGTGCTGcagtaatacaggtgaaactcgaaaaattagaatatcgtggaaaggttcattctttcagtaattcaacttaaaaggtggaactaatatacgagatagactcatgacatgcaaagcgagatatgtcaagcctttgtttgttataattgtgatgattatggcgtacagctgatgagaaccccaaattaaactttggggttctcatcagctgtacgccataatcataacaattataacaaacaaaggcttgacatatctcactttgcatgtcatgagtctatctcatatattaaactccagtagctaatgaaaataattgcttacataaatggacttttccacaatattctaattttttgagtttcacctgtacatgtatTCCATAGTGCAAGCAAAAGGAGGGAAGTTGACCAGTTCCCCAACTATCCTAACTCAGGTCGCTTCtctttttctccatttcccccctctccccaaatgccTTTGTTCCTTTCCCTAGGATCTTTTCCTCTAACCTCAAAGAGAGGATGGCCCAGAGGTTCTACAATCTGGTGCTTCTCCCGCGAGTCAGAGATGACATTGCTGAATATAAGCGCCTCAACTTCCATCTTTACATGGCGTTGAAGAAGGCCTTGTTCAAGCCTGGAGCCTGGTTCAAAGGTGAGTGGAAAGTTGACCTTGGAGGACGAATACACGGAAATGAGGTTTATCCAGGGGTTCATATATTTCACTATAAGAAcacaaaagcctgctggatcaggccaacgacccatctgggccagcatcctgttctcacggtgctTACCCAGAGGCCTGAAGGAAACCCTTAAGCAGAaactgaacacaagagccctctcccctcctgtggtttccagcaactggcatttggaagctttgctgcctctggAAGACAATTCACAGTACaatcatacctctggttacgttcgcTGTGGGTTATgaatgcgctgaacccggaagtaccgcaacaggttacttccgggttcggcgctttgcgcatgcacagaaacaccgaaTCAcaccgtgcatgcgcagacgtggcgcttcatgttgcattctgctcatgttgcaaaaggggctccagaatggatcccgttcgcaaccagaagtaccactgtagttgaaacTTATCAAAATAGGCACTTGATAAtcatgcatttaaatgcatattttgtgaggGTTTGTTtttcagcaacaacaaaaccccgAATACAGAATGGAATTATGAGTGAAATCATTACCAACCTGACACAGAGTGGAAACAAAGAAAATTGTTCATTCCTGCTGCTcagtcctctcttcccccccccccccagccggcaGTTTTCTCTCTGACAGGCTGCAGTCCCAGAAGTAAGACAGGCTAGGAGGAAAGCCTCAAGGAGAAGCTGCTTCCGGGTTTGGTGAATTATTCTTAAACTTGATTTTATTGATAAAGAATACTGAACTGTGCagaggtgttgtgtgtgtgtgtgtgtgtgttgcatattCTTGCACCAGCCTTCTAGATGTGAAAGAACTGAAtgaccccccccctaaaaatagtTTTAGCCTTTGATGAAACACTTTCTGTGCATGTATAAGAGATGACTATAAGgtgctcctctctcccccccccccatctctgtcATCTCCCCAGGTATCCTCCTCCCCATATGTGAGTCAGGAACATGCACGCTGCGAGAAGCCATCATTGTGGGCAGCATCCTCACCAAGTGCTCTATCCCTGTCCTTCACTCTGGGTAAGAAGAGTTAGGCTAATTTCGTGGTGGAAGGAAAATTGCACTAATAATAAcagtaaaaaataattttattatttatatcccacccatctggctgtgtttccccagccactctgaaatgTTAGGACTGGATAGgctttcctgccttttctcccatgcatctcttgctccccccccccccccccgggttagAAACAAATTTGCTGTCTTGGGGAAAGTCTTCCTACGCCAGGATGGGCTTTCGCATTACAGACTGTATTCTGAAGCCACACTTGTAGCTGGGCTGAGGGTCTGCAGTATGACTATCAAAGGTACCTGCCAGAGAGTACTTAACTAAGCTATGGCAATTTCCTTGTTTCAATTTTTCTCTTCCCTTGGCTTTCACAAATGGAGGGTCATCCATTGATGTGCACCTACAGCAAAGCCTCATTcgctcctccttttcttcccctcctccacccccacaggGCTGCTATGCTAAAGATTGCTGAGATGGAGTACAGTGGCGCCAACAGCATCTTTCTCCGCCTGCTCATTGACAAGAAGTACGCCTTGCCTTTCCGCGTGGTGGATGCCCTGGTCTTTCACTTCCTCGCCTTCCGGACGGACCGGCGCACCCTGCCTGTCCTCTGGCACCAGTGCCTCCTGACCTTTGCCCAGCGATACAAAGAGGACCTGTCCTCGGAGCAGAAAGAAGCCCTCTTAGAGCTGCTCAAGTTTCACAGCCACCCCCAGATCTCTCCAGAGATCCGCAGGGAGCTAGTGAACTCCAAGTGTCGGGACGTGGAGGGGATGCAGCCAGTGGCAATGGAGTGAACGGAGGATGGGAAGGGGGACTTACAGATTGTGATCACAGCAGAACTTCTGAGTCAAAGGCAACTGCTGGTTTGAACTTGAAGCTACAGTACACTGTCAAACAAATAGGGTTTGTACCCTCACTGCTTTGATTCACAGAAGCCTTATTTATGCAGGGTGGAAAGTATTTgtaagccccctgcccccttttgaCTCGACATGCATTCATGGTGATTAGAAACCAGCATCCCTCCCATCAGAAATGCGCCTCCCGTTTTGCGATAGAGCTGCTGTTAAAGGGCTGCAGTGACTACTTGCCCCTTTTGAGGTCCTGGTGGATGCAAGTTGCTGATCAACAGCAGGGAGATAAACAGTTGAGCTGCAGATTAGTAGGGAGGAAAGAGCATCTACCAACTGCAGGGGGTTGTAATTGCTCTGTAGGATGTGGCCTCCAATGGAAGTATTGGTAGCCAAGAATCTTACCCTTTTACAGCAGGGGGGACCAGTCTTGGTGGCCTGTGAGCTGTATGCAGCCTTTCTGGCCCATTTGTGAAGCCACCTGGGGCTGCTCAACCCCCACATAGCTACCGGTAGCTTGGCTGAGGAAGACTTGGGCCCCTGGAACAAGTTAGCCATTGCCAATTGAGATGCACGGAGTCCCTGCTGCCCCACCCTCGGTTAATTTGATACTCTTCCTATTGTTTTCCCATATAAGCAGTAGCCATCATGTATGTTATCAGGATGCTGCAGCTGAGCACGCCATATTCTTGTCTCTTTCCCTGTCCCCTCTAGGTAGATGTTCATAGCTAAATCTGTCAGCTGGGTATTTATACATTTGAAGGTTAGATTTTGGTTTTCTGGGTTTCTAAGGCTATTCATAGTACAGCTCTAAAAAGAAAGGCATGCTAGAGCTTGGTTAATGCCCATACTGCTGGTATATAAACCCAAATGAGGTGCATAATTTTGAAATTACACATAATGCCCAGAATAAATATCCAAGTAACCAGCAACCTTTTTTTCCAGAAaagttattaattaaatttgtatactgcccttcatccaaagagcacagggtggttcacaacagaaaaatacacaatgaaacaaaagcaagccAATAATCCCgctctcacaaacacatttaaaaggccatggaatgCTAATCAGACAAAGGCCTGTTTATAAAGGTTTTGATCTGGCACCTAAAAATACGTAATGAAGACACCAGGCGAACCTTCATGGGGAGgatagcattccacaaatggggagccaccacagaaaaggccgttCTTGtactgccaccttctggacctttTGTGGAGGGAGCACATGAagaaagggcctcagatgatgatcacagagtccaggttggttcatgtggagagaggcagtccttgaggtattgcaatcCTGAGCTGTTTTAAGGTACTatatgtcaaaaccagcactttgaattgggcccggaaattaattggcagccagtggtcTGGTCAAGATCGGTGTAACATGCTCAATACACACATTGCTGTGACAGAACATATGTATAAAGTGAGCCCTGGATGTTACAGTATAGAATACATGTAGAGCATACATGGCTCTCCAACCGTATCTCCAGGTGCAAGGAGTTTTGCATGTTGCATTTTTGCCTGTCACACAACTGTTCAAGGTGAAGGATCTCCACTGGAGGCTTGTGGCTCAAAGCTCTTGCCTATTCCTTCCTCTCTGGGAGGAGAGAAGTGCCTCTTCAAAAGAAGGTGCTTTCTTCCTGCACTATTAAATGCAATTGCTTCCCAGTTAATCAAGGGCACCTTGTTAAGTGATCAAAAGCTTCTTAAATACGCCAACCACATTTGGTGACTAAAGATTGTGGCTCTAGTCTTTTACAACTTGTGTGTGCCCACCCCACAAACCACTTCCCTCCTCCCTCACTACTAAAATGGTCTGGTAAATTGGACCATAATTTAAGTTGCAGCAATATTTAGGTTTTTGTGCTGCTGAATTCAAGGTGTCTCTCCTGAGAACTAGAAATGGCTGTGAACGATCACTTGTGGTGCTCTAACAAGCCTGTTCCCATAATGGCTTCTTTCCACTATATTTTCCCTGGCTTCCCACTATTAGCAGCATGGGAACGGCAATGTTTTCCCAGCTTGATAGCTAGGCAGTGGGGAAAAGTGGGCACAGTTCTCTGGGGA
This genomic interval carries:
- the BYSL gene encoding bystin, which codes for MPKVKRSRGSGGAAKAASVPLAEQILQGDSVKPVTRVKRRGKAGKHGGGGGEDEDEYVDERLSRRILEQARIQQEELEAEHGAAGGGEPEKAKTTVLGPASKDRDSDTDDDEWPTLEQAAAMGKGEYCEEVTVNPEDEKAIEMFMNKNPPLRRTLADIIMEKITEKQTEVETVMSEISGRPMPQLNPRVLEVYKGVKEVLSKYRSGKLPKAFKIIPALSNWEQILYITEPETWTAAAMYQATRIFSSNLKERMAQRFYNLVLLPRVRDDIAEYKRLNFHLYMALKKALFKPGAWFKGILLPICESGTCTLREAIIVGSILTKCSIPVLHSGAAMLKIAEMEYSGANSIFLRLLIDKKYALPFRVVDALVFHFLAFRTDRRTLPVLWHQCLLTFAQRYKEDLSSEQKEALLELLKFHSHPQISPEIRRELVNSKCRDVEGMQPVAME